A region of Apus apus isolate bApuApu2 chromosome 14, bApuApu2.pri.cur, whole genome shotgun sequence DNA encodes the following proteins:
- the LOC127390449 gene encoding vacuolar fusion protein CCZ1 homolog, producing MAAAAGGAGQEKQLAPTLLSFFIYNPKLGPKEGEEEKKILFYHPNEVEKNEKIRNVGLCEAIVQFTRTFSPTKPAKSLHTQKNRQFFHEPEENFWMIMVVRNPIIEKHKDGKPVYEYQEEELLDKVYSSVLQQCYSMYKLFNGTFLKAMEDGGVKVLKERLQKFFHRYLQTLHLQSCDLLDVFCGISFFPLDKMTYLKIQSFINRMEESLNIVKYTAFLYNDQLIWSGLEQDDMRILYKYLTTSLFPRHMEPELAGRDSPIRAEMPGNLQHYGRFLTGPLNLNDPEAKCRFPKIFVNTDDTYEELHLIVYKAMSAVVCFMIDASIPPTLEFCRKLDSIVGPQLTVLASDICEQYNINKRISGAEKEPQFKFIYFNHMNLAEKSTIHMRKTPSVSLASVHPDLMKILGDINSDFSRVDEDEEIIVKAMSDYWVVGKKSDQRELYVILNQKNANLIEVNEEVKKLCATQFNNIFFLD from the exons atggcggcggcggcggggggagccggCCAGGAGAAGCAGCTCGCTCCGACCCTGCTCAGTTTCTTCATCTACAACCCCAAGCTGGGGCCCAAAGAGGGAGAG gaagaaaagaagattcTCTTCTATCACCCAAATGAAgtagaaaagaatgaaaaaattagaaatgtgGGACTATGTGAAGCTATAGTACAATTCACAAG gacCTTTAGCCCAACAAAACCTGCAAAATCCCTACACACACAGAAGAACAGACAATTTTTCCATGAACCTGAAGAAAACTTCTGGATGATCATG GTTGTACGGAATCCCATCATAGAAAAACACAAGGATGGAAAGCCAGTCTatgaatatcaggaagaggAATTACTG GACAAGGTTTACAGTTCAGTCCTACAGCAGTGCTACAGCATGTACAAG CTTTTCAATGGCACATTCCTGAAAGCCATGGAAGATGGAGGTGTAAAAGTTCTAAAGGAGAGattacagaaattcttccatCGG TACTTGCAGACACTGCATTTACAGTCGTGTGATCTGCTGGATGTGTTTTGTGGAATCAGCTTCTTTCCACTGGATAAAATGACTTACTTGAAAATTCAGTCATTTATTAATAGAATGGAAGAAAGCCTGAACATAGTGAAGTATACTGCATTTCTCTATAATGACCAGCTTATCTG GAGTGGACTGGAACAAGATGACATGAGAATTTTGTACAAATACCTCACAACATCTCTGTTTCCAAGGCACATGGAGCCTGAG ttaGCAGGAAGAGATTCTCCAATACGTGCTGAAATGCCAGGAAATCTACAACACTATGGAAG GTTTCTTACTGGACCTTTAAATCTTAATGATCCAGAAGCAAAATGCCGTTTCCCCAAAATATTTGTTAACACTGATGACACTTACGAAGAGCTTCATTTAATTGTTTATAAG GCCATGAGTGCAGTTGTCTGCTTTATGATTGATG CTTCAATTCCACCCACGCTGGAGTTCTGCCGCAAACTGGACAGCATTGTTGGGCCCCAGCTCACCGTGTTGGCATCAGACATTTGTGAGCAATACAACATCAACAAGAGAATATCAGG GGCTGAGAAGGAGCCTCAGTTCAAGTTTATCTATTTCAATCACATGAACCTGGCAGAGAAAAGTACCATTCACATGAGGAAAACACCCAGTGTATCACTTGCATCTGTTCACCCTGACCTCATGAAGATTCTTGGTGACATCAACAGTGACTTCTCCAG AGTTGATGAAGACGAGGAAATCATCGTGAAGGCAATGAGTGATTACTGGGTAGTTGGGAAAAAGTCTGACCAACGAGAACTGTATGTTATTTTGAatcaaaaaaatgcaaatctgaTAGAAGTTAATG aagaaGTGAAGAAACTTTGTGCAACACagtttaataatattttcttcttggatTGA